TTTTCAGGACAAGTATATCCATCTTGGTTGTGTTGATATGTGACAAAAATAATGCAAGTAAGGTTGAAAATGCGTAAGAGAATCTCAGCAGATACTGGCGTTGGTTGAAGAAGTCCCTCATTCAAATCTTTCAATGCAAGATCAGCCAATTCTTGAAACTTTTCCATTGCCTTTTCTAGTGATACGCCATATTCCTTCACGTAGCATTCAATACCAGTTGTAACTTGCCCTCTTTCTTTTTCACCctattaaaatatatagaatGAATAGAATTAGTTGATAAATGGGACACAcagattaacatatataaataaaaatatacacatGCACCATATTGAATATTCCATTACATCAAAGGTGGCAATGTCGTCGATAAGTCTGCATATCGTGACGCCTGCTTCAAGAATTTTAGGatttttcattaaccaattGAATGCTTGCTCATCAGCTGACTTCAACGTATAGCAAGATATTGTGGACAGCAAATAGTAAGCGGAAGTAGCGAATGCGTTTTTTAGGTATTCAGCAAATGCAGGCTGGTGTCCTTCATTACTAAACCATTTGGATTCAGTAAAGTAGCATCTCACAAGTTCCTTCATCTATTAGCAAACAGATAGGTTAGATCAGAGTAACCAATGCAAGTGAAAATACACATTAGCCCTTAGCTAGCAATTAAGCTTCCAATAAATCATCATAATTATACTATACGTACCCGTTCCCTTCCATGTTGAATGGCATATGATCTTCCTTCCTCTAAAAGATCCTTTTCATCGTTCTCAAAAAGGTCTAGCATAGCTTTATAGCTAATTTTCATATAGTTTGGCAGGCGATTCATTTCCTTAATGTCCCACCTGAAAATAAAAGATGTAAATTgggataaaattaaaatgaatgacATGCGCATTAGTTGTCAATTAACTCAAGTCCAGcattttattaatttcaaaataattaatataatataatatataacctTTGTATGACTTCTGTGTAGACCTCTAATTCTTCTACTGTACCATAAGCATCAAAGGTGTCATCCACAATTGAaacaattgaaatatttttggcCAGCATGATTCTAGCCTTAGAATACTGAGGCTGAAAGTATACACCTAGTgcccaaaaataacattcaacaGCTCTATCTCTTGCATACGGAAGTGTTGCTATTAAGTCCAAATCTTTCCACCACCTACACCAGATGTACTTAATTAGTTCAACAAAGCCAGCTATATGTGTATAGTAAACTAACAAAATtagcaataatataatatgaatggTAGGTAggtaacaaattaattaaatttatatcaaACCTGGAGACTTCACTAAGCTCTTGCTTGTGCAACATCTGTAGCAAATTAAAATCCAATTTGGCAAAGCGGAGCAACTCATCGTTCCTCAACGACTCGTCTTCTTCTTGGTACACCGAAATGAAAAAGCGTGTTTCCACTCTGGGCAGACCGGTGTGAAATGGCTGATCCAGCGCGTGCGTCACCAGCTTTTCTAAAGCGCTGTTGGGTTTTAGATTTGGTAGTGCAGATCGGAGACGAGTCTCCGCAAAAGCGGTCACGCCTTCTAAAACCTCATCGTCACTGCGTGTTCTCACGTACGAAGCTTCGTACAGGCTCAGCAGACCCTTCACATCAGAGGTGTCTTTGAACTTCCCATTTCCGTCAACAAAGTTACTGAAAATATCTGCATTGCAAGAATTCATAATATAGATTAGGGTACCTTGGGAGaataataattagttaatttaacTTGTTATAGTATATTAATTACCAGTAGAAATGTTGTAACCATGTTTCCTCATCACTCGAAACTGAATAGCAACAGTTTCCAAGTCATTCAAGTGGACGGGGTGGGTATAAATATGTAGGAGTTGATCATCAATCTCTTTCTCAAAGTGATATGCAATTCCAAGGCGTTCCAGTAAGTTGATGAATCTTATTTTCTGGGCCACATTACTGCTGCTTCCAGAAGCAATGGTGTGCAGGAGCGTAGCCCTTGTTTGCTCCTTCAAAATCTCAATCTCTTTTGCATATGCTTCAGCAACCTGCAGTAATTAAGTATATAAGCATGCATGTAAATTAAAGCAGTAGTAATGTATTGAATTGGATCCATTATATTCcaattatttaattagtacCTGATCGTCGATGGAGGATGAATGGAAGCCATAATCACCCCATAAACTAGGAGAGAACTTCACGAAGGGGCGTTCGATAAGGTTTTCCAAGTTCATTGCCATTTCGGGAtcggagatggagatggagatggggatatatttaataattatataagaTGGAGGCTGGTGAAGAAATGAAGGGCAACGCAGTAGTATTTATACTACTCAGCTCCACACTTCCTAGTCATAGCTAATCACAACTTTgtcaaaataattgaaatatcTACAGCCACCAAGATGGAAATGgggatatatttaataattaaatgtaTGCGAACGGAGGGTGTGTGtggtcattaaaaaaatattatatggatGCATAAGATCTGATCTAAACAATTATCTTATGTACCtgatcaaaattatttttttaattatatatttattttttattttatactattttaaaatttttatagtgtggccaaatgtgatacaaattataaaattttgcacTTAATTTCAACCCAAGGAGTAGTAACCTGCTAAACAAGTCATTTAAGACTCAATTGTACTTTTTTGCAGGTTTAGGGGGCTTAAATGGAGCTTTTCTCACTTAGAGGgctcaattgcactatccactcTACTTAAGGGgttaatttgacactttttccttcaATTATATTCCAGTGTTTAAGCCAAGGGCCTTGTGTTTTAGTTGTACTAAGTTGCATCCTCATATAAGATTTTttggttcgagcctcagtggaggcaatatattgactctttgtgtttcaataggttaagAAAATAGTTATAAGCAGATATTATATTGTGATAGAGTCAGTacattcaagaaaaaaaatttccagtgtttaagaaatataaattcaatatgtttttaaaagatataaataccttttatacaaaatatttatactagtCAGCTCCACAAATCCTAGTCATAGCTAATCACAAATCAgtcaaaataattgaaatatatcTACAGCCACCAAAGAGTTGtccacaaaaaataatattttttaaatgacgAGAAAAATGTGCGAAAGTGCAATGGAAACCGTCACGGAGACGCTCTCTGAAGGGACAACACCGGCGGCGACGCCACGGTCACCAGAAGATCTTGATCTTCTGGAAATGAGCACGAAGAAAATGAAGCGAGGGCGCACGTATCTGGAAGCAGCGACATCTCAATCTAGAGATGTGTCTATGAAGGAACTCCTTGAAGCGGTGACACCAGAATCCGCCAACTGGAAAACCCCAGACGATACCCCGAGCCAGTCACGGGGTTACAGGGAAGCACCACCACCACCGGAGGAGGACTACGCATCAGATGATGACATTCTTGACGAGAACGCCCCAGCGTTTGATTACCCGGTGATTTTGGTCACTAAGCATGAGAAAGAAAGGCTACGGAAACCATGGCGACGCTCGTTAATATTTCGAGTCTTGGGAAGGACTGTCAGTTACGCGTATCTCTATCAGAGAATCCAAAAGATGTGGAAACCCGAATCACCATTCGAGATTATTGCCATTTCCCAGGACTACTATATCGCTAGGTTCGAAGCACTCAAAGATTACGAATTCGCAAAATACGAGGGCCCCTGGATGATCCTTGACCATTACGTGACCGTTCAAGAATGGGAGCCTAATTTTGATCCAAGAAGCAACAGAACAGAAAAGCTGCTGGTATGGGTTCGCTTCTTGTAGAATATTTCGAAGAAGAATTCCTCATGAGGATTGGTAATCAAATTGGCCGCCCGATCAAAATAGATTATACCACCAGCCTAGTTTCAAAAGGTAAGTTCGCCCGTATGTGTATTGAGATCGACATAACCAAACCGCTGCTGTCCAAATATGTCCTGGATTTCAAAGAATGGCCGGTGGAATATGAGGGAATCCACTTGGTTTGCTTCAAGTGCGGCATCTACAGCCACAGGCAAGACCAATGTGGAAAGAACGACAAAGAAGGCGGAACTACTCATGCAACTGAAGGCATCCCCCTGCCGACCGTGCCAACAGCAGCAAAGGGTCCCAAGCCATCAGAGAAGTACGGGACATGGATGCTAGTCTCGCGTAATCCAAGAAGGAACAATAGCAGAGGTAACAGACCACCGGGTGGATATCCGACGACAAGGCAACAAGGAAACCACAGGGTGAACGGAATGCCAGTGGGAGGTCAGGGAATGCAGTCAAGATTCGCACCCTTGGACGCAATGGAAGAATATGCAATGGACCAACACCAAGAAGATCAACTCACTCCTTCTGGATTCCAGCCACCTTATGATACACTCCCAAGAATTAGAACCAATGCCAGAGGAGGACCTCGCCCCCAGAATCAAAGAAGGCCGGAACCTCAACTGGAAACGGAACCGCAATCTGACCGCCCTGGACAGATTCCCCAAAGCAGAAGTGGGTTTCGAGGCAGAGGTGGCAGAGGTGGAGGGCCTAATCGTGCAGCAGCAGACTCTGAGCACATCGTTGTTAGGGGCTCGAACAGAGGGAAAGATATCACTAGTACGGTTGTCTATCACGACAGAGGGCACTCACCATCCCCGTCGTTGGCCGAGTTTGGAAATTCCTACAAACATGTCCCCCCGGACCTTGAGAGGAGACCCCTTGACGATGCGGAACCCCTGGACATTGCCATGCATGAAGCTGAGAGAGGTTTCGACCCTAATGGGTCGCTTGCCGGCAATGGGCTGCGCTCTTAAGCGCCTTcgtgctttctttttgttttatgatttttcttgTTTGGAATTGTCAGGGTGCGGCTTCTAAATCCTTCAAGCGCACCCTGAATCAGCTTCTGTTTGTTCATAAACCTTTGATTTTATGTTTAATTGAACCAAAAGTTTCAGGAAGTCAAGCCAATTCGATCTGTTTAAAATTGGGCTTTGACGAGTGGATCAGAGTAGAAGATGTGGGATTCTCTGGAGGAATCTGGGTATTTTGGAAGAATGTTCTCAACATCGAGGTTACTGCAACACATCCTCAGTTCATTACGCTACAGATCGACGACGAAGAGGTAGCCCCTTGGTCTCTCTCATTGGTGTATGGCAGTCCTGACCATCACCTCAGAAGGAAGCTGTGGTCTGACTTATCTGCTCCCAATCCCAGAGTGCACATGCCTTGGCTTTCGACTGGCGATTACAACTCTGTAACTTGCCAAGAAGAGGTTAGTAACAAGGAGGGATTTAGCCACTCCAGATGCGCTGATTTCAACACCTGGATAGCTAGACAAAGCTTAATAGACTTGGGGTATTCTGGTTCCACATTTACTTGGATGCAGGGGGTCGATGCTTCCAGCTTCAAAGGAGCGCGCCTCGATCGAGCATTAAGCAACGCTGAATGGAAATTGCTCTATCCCAATGCAACAGTAGAACATCTCCCAATCATGGGTTCCGATCACTCACCCTTACTAATTAACACGCAACCACGACAAGAACAGAGAACAGAGAAGAGCTTCAGGTTCAATATGGCGTGGTCATCCCACCCCAACTTCCATGCCTTTGTACAATCAGTTTGGAATAGAAGTAAAGATCTGGAAGACAACAAGAGGATCATGGCAAAGGCTCTGACTGACTGGAATACAAGCACTTTCGGCAATATATTTCATAGAAAGAACTGGTTGCTAGCAAGATTAGGGGGTATACAACGATGTCTATCGCATAAACCACGCTCAGACCTCATAAGATTGGAGAAAAGGCTACGCTTGGAACTCGAGGAAACCCTCTACTAGGAGGAGCTCATTTGGTTCCAACGTTCTAGGGAGGAGTGGATCGTGTCGGGGGATCGGAACACAAGATTCTATCATATAGCTACTGCAACCAAGAAGAGTAATAATAGGATCAAGGAACTTAAGGATGATAATGGAGTGATCCTGGATAATGAAACAGCCATCAAGAATCATGTACGGGAGTACTTCATCAGTCTATTCTCAGAAGATCCTATTATCAACCATGAACCATCATTACACAACAAGTTCCCTATCCTAACCAAAGCAGACTGGGCAGAGATCAACCGTCCTTTTTCACCGGAAGAAATTAAAACAGCACTATTTGAAATGGCACCTACGAAAGCATCAGGCCTAGACGGTTACACTGCAGGATTCTACCAGAAATCGTGGAATTATGTTGGCCATTGTCTAACAAAGTTTGcattgaatttttttgaaaCAGGTTCACTCCCTCATGGTTGCAATGAGACACTCATTTCTCTTATCCCCAAAGTACACAACCCGGACAGTGTCAAACAATTCCGCCCAATTGGTCTATGCAACGTCTCATACAAGCTCCTAACCAAAGTCATGACTACCAGACTCAAGAGCATTACAAGGGAGCTAATTGGACCTCATCAAACGAGTTTTGTGGTTGGCAGACAAATTTCAGACAACATCCTCACCTATCAAGAAGTCTTGAATTCCATGAAAAGCAAAGGAGGCAAGACAGGTTGGATGATTATGAAGGTTGATCTAGAAAAGGCATACGACAGGTTATCATGGTCCTTCAATGAAGAAACACTTCTAGAGGCCGGCTTCAACCAAACCTGGAGAAGAAACATCATGAATTGTATCTCCACAGCCAGACTGGCAGTCACATGGAATGGGAACAGGACAGAATGGTTCAGTCCAGGGAGAGGAATTAGACAGGGAGACTCAATTTCCCCTCTTCTCTTTGTCTTATGCATTGAACGTTTAAGTCATATCATACATCACTCTATTAATTCTGGGCGATGGAAAGGGATCAAAATATCTAGACAAGGCCCTTATATATCTCACCTTTTCTTCGCAGATGACTTGGTACTGTTCGGAGAAGCCTCTTTGGAGCAAGTAGCGGAGATGAAGAGGTGCCTGGAGCTGTTCTGTTCCACCTCTGGACAAAAAGTTAACCACCTAAAATCctcattatttttttccaagAACACAGACCAGCAAACTAAGTAGAGAATCACAGAGTCAGCAGGAATCCCAGCTGTCGCGAACATGGGAACATACCTCGGTATCCCTTCAATTCATGGGAGATTGAAGAGCGAGTCGTTTGCAGGAATAATTGAAAGAGTCCAGTCCAGACTTGCAGGGTGGAAATCAAGGACCCTTTCCCTTGCAGGCAGGCATGTCTTGGCTCAGAACGTACTGTTGACCATTCCCTATTACACCATGCAAACAACCCTAATGCCTTCCGGTGTTTTATCAACTATTGAACGCATGATCCGAGATTTTCTTTGGGGCAGCAGTGAGGGGAATATAAAATGTCATCTCATTAGCTGGGAGGCATTGACAAAAAGCAAAGCCTAGGGAGGACTTGGGATTAGAAGCTTGGAACAAATGAATCAGGCTTTCCTAGCAAAACTAGGATGGAGACTTCTAAAGGATGACGATGGCCTCTGGGCGCAAATCATTAGAACCAAGTATAACGCTCAATCGGCAAATCCTGCGGAATGGCGCCCTAAAAACACTATGTCCAATGCTTAGAGGGGAATTATCAAATCCACCCCGATTCTGGAAAAGGGAATTAAGATGCAAGTGAGAAATGGTATGGGAACCTTGTTCTGGAAGGATGTCTGGATCGAGGACAAACCTTTGATTGAAGTTATCACGGGGGAGATCCCCCTGGTTGATGAGACGAGATCTGTAGCCAGCTATTGGAACACGCAGGAAGACTTGCAATGGAGCCAATTCGACATGTTTCTACCGATCCAAACACTGCACAAGATCTCTGCGATTGTGCTATTAGAAAACCAGGAGATAAATGACATTATCATCTGGAAACATGAACCTTCCGGTCTTTTCTCGGTTAGCTCAGCTTACAACTTGGCGCTTGGGAATGATCGTCCAGTCGAAGCAAGCAAATGGAATGCCATTTGGAAATTGAAAGTGCCTAATCGTATCTGCACATTCCTATGGCTTGTCAAGCACGGCAGACTTATGACAAACTCTAACAGATTCAGACGGGGAATGACTTCAGACGATAAATGCTGGAGGTGTTCGGATAAAGTTGAAGACCTAGATCACGTCCTAAGGAAATGTCTAGAGGCGTCTGAAATATGGAAAGCAATCTTCTCAGACTTGGATGAACATTGGGAGCACTTACCCTTCGCTAAGTGGATAGAGGAAGGAATATCTAAGCACTTACCCTTCGCTAAGTGGATAGAGGAAGGAATATCTAAGAAAGTACCCTTCGCTAAGTGGATAGAGGAAGGAATATCTAAGAAAGTAGATGGTCGCCGTCCATACAACGAGAATATTTTGTTCGCTACATCCTTATGGTGGATCTGGAAATGGAGGAACGAAGCAGTGTTTAAAGGAACAAACAGACCACATCGACAGAAGCTCGCATGGATCAAAACCCAAACTGAGGAGGCGACAAAGGCTTTTTCAAGAGCCAGAAGCATCCGACCTCACCAGGATTATACTAACTGGACGAAAATATGCTAGACCCCACCTCCAGAAGGGTATGTGAAGATAAACATTGATGGATCAGTTGGATTGGAAGACAACAAGGCAAGCTGCGGTGGCGTAATAAGAAACAGTTCAGGTGATTGGATTCAGGGATTTCTCTATAGTATAGGGAACTGCTCGCCGTTGGAAGCAGAAGCGTGGGCAACACTCAAAGGCACTCAGCTAGCCGACCACCTAAACTACAAACGGGTGTTAATTGAGTCTGACTCGGAGGAAATCGCAAACTACTTGAACACCGCAAGAGTTCCTACCATTGCGGCACACAACATTTTAGAAGCATGCAAGAAAGAGTTTAAAGCCTTCGAGTCCTGTAAGGTTGGCGCCGTGACCCGGGAATCAAATAAGGTAGCAGATACCCTGGCTAAGCTCGCCAAAGGCCTACCTAGTGGCACTCATATCCTACTTGAACCACCTGAAGTGGTGGAAAGATTGCTGGAAGATGACCGCGTCGGCATTCCTAGCTGGCGTTACATGTCTATTCAGTCGGATTAACTACATTGTATTCTATGGGTGTACCCCTTcctaaagaaatttaaaaaaaaagagttgtcCACAAAACATAAATTCCAATATGTAATTAAAGTGCACGTTGTTGCGCTGCGTTGATGAAGATATAATGCAACAAGGGGTAATCAACAGAGTTCCAAGTTTTACGTTATTACTCTCCTGAAAAAAATGTGATCCATTGagtttttttagtttaaattaatcaatttttagtTTAAAGTTGTAGTTtttcccctcagttattttaaaagtggtagttttctcccctataatgttaaattgacatttttgcccttaaaataatTGAACCTAAATAGTATAGATGGttacggttacggttacgattcagaaccgaaaaaaaataaaataaaataattattgaatttagactatttttaaataagaaataaaattataaaaataaataaataaataagttttgattggcggttcaaaatcgaaattggaaccggaccataccgatttatcaaaataagtgtttgatcatttttaccaTATATGGTtgtggttcagttccggttcacggttcaacaattatttaattttatttttcggttcttaatcgtaaccagaaccgtccatactatttcggtatgattgctacaatgtttggttagattcgaacctaatcgagatcatccatacatataagtaataatttgttggagaagaaaaataaataaaatagttatttttaaaggcaaaaatgtcaatttaacatttcagagGGAAAAACTgacactttaataacacaggggaaaaaaatgctatatgcacataacatagggggaaaagtgtcattttccctaaacTNACTTACCCTTCGCTAAGTGGATAGAGGAAGGAATATCTAAGAAAGTAGATGGTCGCCGTCCATACAACGAGAATATTTTGTTCGCTACATCCTTATGGTGGATCTGGAAATGGAGGAACGAAGCAGTGTTTAAAGGAACAAACAGACCACATCGACAGAAGCTCGCATGGATCAAAACCCAAACTGAGGAGGCGACAAAGGCTTTTTCAAGAGCCAGAAGCATCCGACCTCACCAGGATTATACTAACTGGACGAAAATATGCTAGACCCCACCTCCAGAAGGGTATGTGAAGATAAACATTGATGGATCAGTTGGATTGGAAGACAACAAGGCAAGCTGCGGTGGCGTAATAAGAAACAGTTCAGGTGATTGGATTCAGGGATTTCTCTATAGTATAGGGAACTGCTCGCCGTTGGAAGCAGAAGCGTGGGCAACACTCAAAGGCACTCAGCTAGCCGACCACCTAAACTACAAACGGGTGTTAATTGAGTCTGACTCGGAGGAAATCGCAAACTACTTGAACACCGCAAGAGTTCCTACCATTGCGGCACACAACATTTTAGAAGCATGCAAGAAAGAGTTTAAAGCCTTCGAGTCCTGTAAGGTTGGCGCCGTGACCCGGGAATCAAATAAGGTAGCAGATACCCTGGCTAAGCTCGCCAAAGGCCTACCTAGTGGCACTCATATCCTACTTGAACCACCTGAAGTGGTGGAAAGATTGCTGGAAGATGACCGCGTCGGCATTCCTAGCTGGCGTTACATGTCTATTCAGTCGGATTAACTACATTGTATTCTATGGGTGTACCCCTTcctaaagaaatttaaaaaaaaagagttgtcCACAAAACATAAATTCCAATATGTAATTAAAGTGCACGTTGTTGCGCTGCGTTGATGAAGATATAATGCAACAAGGGGTAATCAACAGAGTTCCAAGTTTTACGTTATTACTCTCCTGAAAAAAATGTGATCCATTGagtttttttagtttaaattaatcaatttttagtTTAAAGTTGTAGTTtttcccctcagttattttaaaagtggtagttttctcccctataatgttaaattgacatttttgcccttaaaataatTGAACCTAAATAGTATAGATGGttacggttacggttacgattcagaaccgaaaaaaaataaaataaaataattattgaatttagactatttttaaataagaaataaaattataaaaataaataaataaataagttttgattggcggttcaaaatcgaaattggaaccggaccataccgatttatcaaaataagtgtttgatcatttttaccaTATATGGTtgtggttcagttccggttcacggttcaacaattatttaattttatttttcggttcttaatcgtaaccagaaccgtccatactatttcggtatgattgctacaatgtttggttagattcgaacctaatcgagatcatccatacatataagtaataatttgttggagaagaaaaataaataaaatagttatttttaaaggcaaaaatgtcaatttaacatttcagagGGAAAAACTgacactttaataacacaggggaaaaaaatgctatatgcacataacatagggggaaaagtgtcattttccctaaacTAATTGgatttaccttcttgtgatTCAATAAAGAGAAAACTTCACCTAAAAGCCACATTCTAATAGTGACAACAGACAATTCACTACTTAACAATTATTGTGGAAAAGAATTTAGTTTCTTGTCAATTTTTAATGAGGTTAGTCAGAATACCtag
This region of Ipomoea triloba cultivar NCNSP0323 chromosome 15, ASM357664v1 genomic DNA includes:
- the LOC116007085 gene encoding vetispiradiene synthase 3-like gives rise to the protein MAMNLENLIERPFVKFSPSLWGDYGFHSSSIDDQVAEAYAKEIEILKEQTRATLLHTIASGSSSNVAQKIRFINLLERLGIAYHFEKEIDDQLLHIYTHPVHLNDLETVAIQFRVMRKHGYNISTDIFSNFVDGNGKFKDTSDVKGLLSLYEASYVRTRSDDEVLEGVTAFAETRLRSALPNLKPNSALEKLVTHALDQPFHTGLPRVETRFFISVYQEEDESLRNDELLRFAKLDFNLLQMLHKQELSEVSRWWKDLDLIATLPYARDRAVECYFWALGVYFQPQYSKARIMLAKNISIVSIVDDTFDAYGTVEELEVYTEVIQRWDIKEMNRLPNYMKISYKAMLDLFENDEKDLLEEGRSYAIQHGRERMKELVRCYFTESKWFSNEGHQPAFAEYLKNAFATSAYYLLSTISCYTLKSADEQAFNWLMKNPKILEAGVTICRLIDDIATFDGEKERGQVTTGIECYVKEYGVSLEKAMEKFQELADLALKDLNEGLLQPTPVSAEILLRIFNLTCIIFVTYQHNQDGYTCPEKVLKPHIVALLVDPVPL